Proteins encoded by one window of Scatophagus argus isolate fScaArg1 chromosome 8, fScaArg1.pri, whole genome shotgun sequence:
- the slc26a10 gene encoding solute carrier family 26 member 10 — MALEVRRGSGIYVWEQATPFLHYNCTCIVAHLYRETMSASVAVYRNIYTEDRFKQAYGSDDDTSGSLRLREKLSGRCRCSRRACLHLLRERVPIFKWLPRYRLKKWILGDTIAGLTVGILHIPQGMAFALLTSVAPIFGLYTSFFPVVLYMFFGTGRHVSTGTFAVVSLMTGSVVEQLVPTPLEMNSSSAEAAEFEAQRIGVASAVALLSGIIMLCMFGLQLGFLSTYLSEPIVKAFTSAAAFHVTISQLQSMLGLRLPRHTGTFSLFKTLGSVMENLPHTNTAELLISLVCLAVLVPVKEINMRFRQRLRTPIPVEILTVIIATGVAYASSLDSVYNIEIVGHIPAGFPRPRLPALNTLPDIAGDTIAITFVGYAVSVSLAMIYADKHGYSIHPNQELLAHGVSNTVSSFFTCFPSSATLATTNILESAGGHTQLSGLFTSLVVLIVLLLIGPLFHFLPKAVLACINVTSLRQMFLQFQDLPELWRISKIDFMVWVVTWLSVVVLNVDLGLAIGVVFSMMTVICRTQRAGCSVLGRASNTEIYKPLENHSKCYEVPGVKILTYNGPIYYGNRNFFREEMSKLLGLTPEKIRSREKARKALEKRERETTVNTVERGIANTSFSSENEFFKSETSEGDVQAVLIDCSSVIFVDVAGARLFTQMCTECQKVGVHVYLANCNERVLKILTSSGLMKYMDPQHIFVTVHDAVVYIQQQKEKPPESTTTVWV; from the exons atggctCTTGAGGTCAGGAGAGGGTCTGGTATATATGTATGGGAACAGGCAACACCTTTCTTACACTACAACTGCACTTGCATCGTTGCTCATCTCTACAGGGAAACAATGAGTGCTTCTGTGGCCGTTTACAGGAATATTTACACTGAGGACCGCTTCAAACAGGCCTACGGCTCCGACGATGACACGAGTGGAAGTTTGCGGCTCCGGGAAAAACTCAGCGGGAGATGCAGGTGTTCAAGGCGAGCCTGCCTTCACCTGTTGAGGGAGCGAGTGCCCATTTTCAAATGGCTGCCAAGATACAGACTTAAGAAATGGATTTTAGGAGACACTATAGCTGGTCTAACAGTCGGTATTCTTCACATTCCACAAG GCATGGCCTTTGCTTTACTCACATCCGTGGCACCAATATTTGGCCTTTACACCTCCTTCTTCCCTGTGGTCCTATACATGTTTTTTGGAACAGGTCGCCACGTGTCCACAG GTACCTTTGCTGTGGTGAGTCTGATGACTGGCTCTGTGGTGGAGCAGCTGGTTCCCACTCCTCTGGAGATGAATTCAAGTTCGGCTGAAGCAGCTGAGTTTGAGGCCCAGAGGATTGGAGTTGCCTCAGCTGTAGCACTCCTCTCAGGAATTATTATG CTCTGCATGTTTGGACTTCAGCTGGGCTTCCTCTCCACCTATCTGTCAGAGCCAATTGTTAAAGCTTTCACCAGTGCTGCTGCTTTCCATGTTACCATCTCACAGCTGCAAAGCATGCTGGGGCTTCGGCTCCCCCGCCACACTGGGACCTTCTCGCTCTTCAAG ACTTTAGGGTCAGTGATGGAGAACCTGCCTCACACAAACACGGCTGAACTGCTGATCTCCTTGGTGTGTTTGGCAGTCCTGGTGCCAGTTAAGGAAATCAACATGCGTTTCCGGCAGCGCCTGCGTACACCTATCCCTGTCGAGATCCTCACG GTGATTATTGCTACAGGCGTAGCCTATGCCTCCTCGCTGGACTCTGTTTACAATATTGAGATAGTTGGTCACATCCCAGCTGG ATTCCCAAGGCCACGGCTGCCTGCTTTGAACACTCTCCCTGACATTGCTGGGGACACAATAGCCATAACATTTGTTGGTTACgctgtgtctgtctcactgGCGATGATCTATGCTGATAAACATGGATATTCCATACATCCCAACCAG GAGCTGTTGGCTCATGGTGTGTCCAACACAGTGTCCTCTTTTTTCACCTGCTTCCCCAGTTCAGCCACTCTTGCCACCACTAATATACTAGAGAGTgctggaggacacacacag ctctcCGGCTTGTTCACGAGTCTGGTTGTTCTGATTGTTCTGCTCCTGATTGGACCACTATTCCACTTCCTACCCAAG GCAGTGCTGGCATGCATCAATGTTACCAGCCTCAGGCAGATGTTCTTGCAGTTCCAGGACTTACCCGAGCTGTGGAGAATCAGCAAGATTGACTTT ATGGTTTGGGTGGTAACCTGGCTCTCTGTGGTGGTTCTTAATGTGGACCTTGGCCTGGCTATCGGGGTGGTTTTCTCTATGATGACCGTCATCTGTCGCACACAAAG AGCTGGGTGTTCAGTGCTCGGTCGGGCCAGCAACACAGAAATTTACAAACCTCTGGAGAATCACAGCAAG tGCTATGAGGTGCCTGGAGTCAAGATCCTCACTTACAACGGGCCTATTTACTATGGCAACCGTAACTTCTTCAGGGAGGAGATGAGCAAGCTGTTGGGCCTGACGCCAGAGAAGATCCGCAGCCGGGAGAAGGCCAGGAAAGCCCTGGAGAAACGGGAGAGAGAGACCACCGTTAACACTGTG GAAAGAGGAATTGCAAACACATCATTTTCCTCAGAAAATGAGTTTTTTAAATCTG AAACATCTGAGGGTGACGTTCAGGCAGTGTTAATCGATTGCAGCAGTGTGATATTTGTTGACGTTGCTGGAGCAAGACTCTTTACACAG ATGTGCACTGAGTGCCAAAAAGTTGGAGTTCACGTATATTTAGCAAACTGCAACG AGAGAGTCCTAAAAATCCTCACATCAAGCGGTCTGATGAAATATATGGATCCTCAACATATTTTCGTAACTGTTCATGATGCCGTGGTGTACATTCAACAGCAGAAG GAAAAACCTCCTGAGAGCACCACGACTGTTTGGGTATGA